One Euphorbia lathyris chromosome 1, ddEupLath1.1, whole genome shotgun sequence DNA segment encodes these proteins:
- the LOC136210018 gene encoding uncharacterized protein gives MATAPVKPQQLHNFPLSLKWGQTTTLAAGTNLHNRTTSSSRPTSTLAPDSETESDPDQTTSIRHTPRVGSRSARVHRFSFASCSTLLPKPRNLSAESPRKQTLLETEVSEKVHKRVTILGNNNKADAEEEGEGEEDKQKQEEEEGNSRRWKLRPRKGILGGKNGGDLKEVAMLHVNEQRERENTAQLQPKSMRLRGLVESAGGSGGVLMEKKEKRKFWISLSREEIEEDIFSMTGSRPARRPKKRPKNVQKAVDNVFPGLWLVGTTADSYRVADPPVKR, from the exons ATGGCGACCGCACCAGTCAAGCCGCAGCAGCTCCACAACTTCCCCTTGTCTCTGAAATGGGGCCAGACCACCACACTCGCCGCCGGAACCAATCTCCATAATCGCACCACCAGTAGCAGCCGACCGACGTCAACACTTGCACCTGACTCTGAGACTGAATCCGACCCGGACCAAACTACATCAATCCGCCATACGCCTCGAGTTGGATCCCGCTCTGCTCGCGTCCATAGGTTTTCATTTGCCTCTTGCTCTACTCTCTTGCCTAAGCCGAGGAATCTGTCGGCGGAAAGCCCGCGGAAACAGACACTTTTGGAAACGGAAGTATCCGAGAAGGTGCACAAGCGAGTCACGATTTTGGGAAACAACAACAAAGCTGACGCTGAAGAAGAAGGGGAAGGGGAAGAAGACAAACAGAaacaagaagaggaagaaggcaATTCCAGGCGTTGGAAATTGAGGCCGAGAAAAGGGATTTTAGGTGGTAAGAATGGAGGGGATTTGAAGGAAGTGGCGATGCTACATGTCAATGAGCAAAGGGAGAGGGAGAATACGGCGCAGCTTCAGCCGAAATCGATGAGATTAAGGGGATTAGTGGAGTCCGCAGGAGGAAGCGGAGGGGTTCTTAtggagaagaaggagaagaggaaGTTCTGGATATCTCTGTCCAGAGAAGAGATTGAGGAGGATATTTTCTCCATGACCGGGTCGAGACCTGCTAGGAGACCAAAGAAGCGACCCAAGAACGTACAGAAAGCGGTCGAT AATGTTTTCCCTGGGTTGTGGTTAGTCGGGACTACTGCTGATTCGTATAGAGTTGCTGATCCTCCGGTGAAG AGGTAA